A DNA window from Heptranchias perlo isolate sHepPer1 unplaced genomic scaffold, sHepPer1.hap1 HAP1_SCAFFOLD_73, whole genome shotgun sequence contains the following coding sequences:
- the LOC137318774 gene encoding zona pellucida sperm-binding protein 4-like, protein MEGLGILGLLLVVICSAQPPSLLFPADKCWLSPKNRKDCGFPGIEASECVPRGCCFDAGNRDAPPCFYSLDSLPVCTKDGQVLIAISKDLTLPPVNLTTVHLKDGEGAECNPIVASADTVLFQFAVTECGATQRLDGMNILYETDVLGEFEILDGALGSVTRDSPFRLHVQCSYRGSQESDLQVKPRVYTLSPPLPATEAGILLLELRIARDGGYRSWYVASDYPILSVLRDPVFVEVRVLNRNDPSLVLLLNDCWATPTPEPYSGLRWDLLVERCPFAGDNYKTRLLPVNAASHLLFPTHHNRFVVSTFAFWDRVSGRALSGEVYFHCSAEVCYPSTRENCTAPCSPKRRRSADDQSGVLVTADGPILFLEGEARLAALIHQDEKDTAVDSPFRVPGLAVGVALLSVALLVGTVAIWKMEQGRRVGSECSSMEL, encoded by the exons ATGGAGGGTTTGGGGATTCTTGGTTTGTTACTTGTTGTAATCTGTTCAGCTCAGCcgccctctctccttttccccgccGATAAATGTTGGCTGTCTCCCAAAAACCGCAAAGACTGCGGATTTCCCGGAATTGAAGCCAGTGAGTGTGTGCCGAGAGGCTGCTGCTTTGATGCGGGGAACCGGGATGCACCGCCGTGTTTCTATTCACTGGACAGTCTTCCAG TCTGCACCAAGGATGGGCAGGTCCTCATCGCTATCTCCAAGGATTTGACGCTGCCTCCTGTAAACCTGACAACGGTACATCTGAAggatggagaaggagcggagtgCAATCCGATCGTGGCCTCTGCAGACACTGTGCTCTTTCAGTTCGCAGTCACTGAATGTGGCGCTACTCAGCGG CTGGACGGCATGAACATCCTGTATGAAACGGATGTGTTGGGTGAGTTTGAGATCTTGGATGGCGCTTTGGGATCGGTGACCCGGGACAGCCCTTTCAG GCTCCATGTCCAGTGCAGTTACAGGGGAAGCCAGGAGTCTGATCTGCAGGTGAAGCCCAGAGTTTACACACTTTCTCCACCACTGCCTGCCACTGAGGCCGGGATCCTGCTTCTGGAGCTGAGAATAGCGAGAG atggtgGTTACCGGAGCTGGTATGTGGCCAGTGACTACCCGATCCTGAGTGTGCTCCGGGACCCCGTGTTTGTGGAGGTTCGTGTTCTGAACCGGAACGATCCGTCCCTTGTGCTGCTGCTCAATGACTGCTGGGCGACCCCCACCCCAGAGCCGTATTCGGGGCTCCGATGGGACCTCCTGGTGGAGAG gtGCCCCTTTGCTGGTGATAACTACAAAACCCGCCTCCTCCCGGTAAACGCTGCTTCCCATTTGCTGTTCCCAACTCACCATAATCGTTTTGTAGTCAGCACGTTCGCTTTCTGGGACCGAGTTTCGGGCCGGGCTCTGTCCGGGGAG GTTTAtttccactgcagtgctgaggttTGCTACCCTTCCACTCGAGAGAACTGCACGGCTCCCTGCAGCCCCA AGAGGCGAAGAAGTGCCGATGACCAGTCTGGGGTATTGGTGACCGCTGATGGACCCATCCTTTTCCTGGAAGGTGAGGCGAGATTGGCTGCTCTGATCCACCAGGATGAGAAAG atactgctGTTGATTCCCCCTTCCGTGTTCCTGGATTAGCTGTTGGGGTAGCGCTGCTCTCCGTGGCCCTGTTGGTCGGGACTGTTGCTATATGGAAAATGGAGCAGGGCCGCAGGGTGGGCTCCGAGTGCAGCTCCATGGAACTGTAG